GAGGGATGATGAACGGGGCTGCGGCGGTGCAGATGGTGGCCGATGGCACCATCGTGGTGACGGGCGCGGCGGCGGGCACGGCGGCTTCCGCGGTGGGCAGTGCCTGCACGGATGGCACCGAGAGCAAAGAGGGTTACCGCTGGCACCACCTGGCCACGAACAAGAATGACATCTCGGAGCGCTCCGGTGGCCCCTGGACGCCCATCTTCGAGGAACTCTTCGCCAGGGCGGGGATGAGCCTGGAGGCGAAGGAGAACCTCGTCTACGTCAAGGGACATAAAGGCCCTCACCCAGAGGATTATCATCAGGAGGTCCACCAGAGACTCCAGCGTGCGCTCGGACAGTGCCGGACCACGGCGCAATGCAGAGCCATTCTGATGGAGGCGCTCAAGTCGCTCGCGGATGAAGTTTGCACGGACGGCTCCCGGCTCCATCGGCTGTTGACGAAATCTCGGGACTGAATCAAGAGCGCGGGTGATGACTGGCTACTTCGAGCTGCACAGCAACATGCGTATCCCTGGGCGTTGGGTGCTGAAGAGCCCCATGGACGAGCATGGCCAGGAGGTGGACCCCTGGCAGTTCAGCGAGGGCCGTGCGCTCTCTCTCCGGTCGGAGCTTCGGCTTCCTGTGTCCCTGCCCGGGCGTGAGCTCGACTTCAGTCTTACGGGCCTTGGCGTCGTGGTCGTGCATGGCCGGGTCGTCCAGCTTTTCACGCGCATGGGCATCGAAGGCGTCCAGTTCCTCCCAGCCAGAGTGGAGGGACACAGCGGGCCTTATTTCATCCTCAATACATTGCGTGTCATCCGCTGTATCGATGACGCCCGCTGCGAGGAGGTCCGGTATTGGAAGCCCGAGGACGGGCAGCCAGAGAAGGTGGGCGAGTACCGGGTTGTCGCTGGACTGCGCATCGATCCCACGAAGGTGGGCAATGCCCGCATCTTCCGCCCCTGGGGCTGGCCGGTGGCCCTCATCATCTCCGAGGACCTCAAGCAGGCCATGGAGGCCGAGGGCATCACCGGCACGCGGTTCGTCGAGGTGTGAGCGCGAACTGGCACCGGGCGGCCGGGTAACCTAATCTCCGAGGTCAACTGGCGCGGCCCGCTCCACGAGGAGGGGCTCGCCCGGTCTCGGAGGGTGGATGGAGCTCGTGCCCCTGCATGATTGGAACCTGTCACCGAAACAGGCGGTGGCGCTGCAGCGGGAGCTGCGCGAGCGTCTGATATTGCGTCCTCCCCCGGGCCTGAAGGTGGGGCGGGTAGCGGGCGCGGACATCTCCATGAGCCGCGGAGATGACACCGCGTACGGAGGCCTCGCGGTCTTGGACGCGGGGACGCTGGAGCCCGTGGCCAAGGTGAGTGTCGCGGTGAAGCTGCGTTTCCCCTACGTCCCGGGGCTGTTGTCCTTCCGGGAGCTGCCGGTGCTCTCGGAGGCGTGGGCCCGGCTGGAGGTGCGGCCGGACGTGCTCATCTTCGACGGGCAGGGGACGGCGCATCCCCGGCGCTTCGGGCTGGCGTGCCATGGCGGGCTGCTCTTCGGCGTGCCCTCCATCGGATGTGCCAAGTCACTGCTGGTGGGCGGGCACGGGCCGCTCGGCGCCGAGCGCGGCTCGATGGCGGAGATCACCCACGCGGGCGAGGTGGTGGGCATGGCGGTGCGCACGCGCCCCAACGTGCTGCCCGTCTACGTCTCGCCGGGGCATCTGATGGACCTGCCCACGGCCGTCGAGCTGGTGCTGCGCGTGACGTCCCGCTACCGCGAGCCCGAGACGACGCGCCATGCGCACCGCCTCGTGAACGAGGTGCGCCTCTCGGCCAGGAGCCAGTAGCCCGCGCGCCTCAGTGCAGCAGGGCCTCGGGCCGCGCCTCGGCCACGGTGCGCACCTGCTGCGTGAGGATGTCATTGAACCTGCCGGGCTCCTCGAACGGCGGGGAGTGTCCGGAGTGCTCGAACCAGAGCAACGTCTTGCGCGGGGCCTCCAGCTTGTCGAAGTAACGCACGGCCAGCTCCGAGGGCGTCACGTAGTCCTCGCGCCCGAGCAGGAACCAGACGGGCACCTCCAGCCGGGGCACCTGGGACTCCAGGTCCAGCCCGGCCAGCTGCGGGTACACGCGTGGGAACGTCTCCCGCATGCCGAGGAAGAAGTGCACCTTGTCGCGCAGCGAGTACTCGGGCGCGGTGAGCACCGAGGAGAACAGCTCGGGCAGCAGTCCCCGGCGGCCGGCGTGGCGGCCCGCGAGCGAGTACAACGTGAGGTAGCGCTGCGCCATGTCCCGGCCGGTGTAGGGCGGCGGGCCGATGCGCGCCAGCCGCGCGAGGGCCCGGTAATCCCCGTACCGCATCGCCAGCTCATAGGCGCGCAGGTGGCAGACGGTGTCGTTCTCCAGGAAGTTCACCTGCTGGCCCGTGCCCACGTAGGCGTGGATGCGCTCGGGGCGGCGCTGTGCCAGCAGCACGCCGAGGATGCTGCCCCACGA
The sequence above is drawn from the Archangium gephyra genome and encodes:
- a CDS encoding endonuclease V, with translation MELVPLHDWNLSPKQAVALQRELRERLILRPPPGLKVGRVAGADISMSRGDDTAYGGLAVLDAGTLEPVAKVSVAVKLRFPYVPGLLSFRELPVLSEAWARLEVRPDVLIFDGQGTAHPRRFGLACHGGLLFGVPSIGCAKSLLVGGHGPLGAERGSMAEITHAGEVVGMAVRTRPNVLPVYVSPGHLMDLPTAVELVLRVTSRYREPETTRHAHRLVNEVRLSARSQ
- a CDS encoding alpha/beta fold hydrolase: MERSTRRILAGAGVGLPLVALGARLWSSQGSTPRLRDARGRPVSEGIASLEPVRLGGVDQWLLIRGRSLHNPLLLYLSGGPGASEMAWVRHFNAPLEEHFLVVQWDQRGAAKSYGARKDRDGLTVEQFVSDASELLELLTTRFSQQKVFVVGHSWGSILGVLLAQRRPERIHAYVGTGQQVNFLENDTVCHLRAYELAMRYGDYRALARLARIGPPPYTGRDMAQRYLTLYSLAGRHAGRRGLLPELFSSVLTAPEYSLRDKVHFFLGMRETFPRVYPQLAGLDLESQVPRLEVPVWFLLGREDYVTPSELAVRYFDKLEAPRKTLLWFEHSGHSPPFEEPGRFNDILTQQVRTVAEARPEALLH
- a CDS encoding imm11 family protein produces the protein MTGYFELHSNMRIPGRWVLKSPMDEHGQEVDPWQFSEGRALSLRSELRLPVSLPGRELDFSLTGLGVVVVHGRVVQLFTRMGIEGVQFLPARVEGHSGPYFILNTLRVIRCIDDARCEEVRYWKPEDGQPEKVGEYRVVAGLRIDPTKVGNARIFRPWGWPVALIISEDLKQAMEAEGITGTRFVEV